One Denticeps clupeoides chromosome 3, fDenClu1.1, whole genome shotgun sequence DNA window includes the following coding sequences:
- the LOC114787071 gene encoding kinesin-like protein KIF19 isoform X2: protein MKELPGGSKDHQLTVALRIRPMNEAELEEGATVVAKRVDDQMVVLMDPCEDSENHLRANRSREKTYMFDVAFDQKAQQEEVYEATTKNLIEGVISGYNATVFAYGPTGAGKTYTMLGVDSEPGIYVRTLNDLFKAIEASRDDMDCCVFMSYLEIYNEVIRDLLNPSSGYLDLREDAKGEIRIAGITEFSTSNAKEIMALLTKGNKQRTQEPTAANKTSSRSHAILQVTVKQKNRIKDVSEEVRMGKLFMVDLAGTERASQTQNRGKRMKEGAHINRSLLALANCINALSEKAGKGSQFVNYRDSKLTRLLKDALGGNSRTVMIAHISPASTNFEESRNTLLYADKAKNIRTKVKRNLLNVNYHLAQYTSIIADLRKEIDRLRTKIEQQSQGEMDNISQAEGQQYSRKEVCVLRDQLLSAFREQMEVRRSLMELENSNMELHIDTSRHLVTITDWEREQTRHVRCREHERGGKRDTGEDGDDSGGEELAEPQDVTAAREEIVSLLAEQRSTMAMKCELEGKLKTMKLKSSQMEELLPQRISDTEQREILTLLCRLHELEVENTEVRTLALCKENALRSKDFIIQRHEQQRTLYDDIIQQQKTIIEEQGLTVPQELQLLYSRYFNELSEGNLDQILNLHTITTSCMRDGSILTVARQLKLDDLVSELIESSQADLSPRSGNRTFNISTSRGRALPSSFGPDNDSDSNRACKSTIKHRQQTRRPLSISPQSGMQPMGSKAAAAAAMSADTLKEIASDTKSISVIAAQRRTRMQAANTDKIHLPNSTLERGVRVLKSSSVRSSSGELQHTNSAAKTMPRPTAPVTMKRRLKPAASMESLVVSTPEEGGIKANRPAGSSPSVRRRGLPGTECSANSPGTRTRKKRSRSFEINKLKPRAVLESASDNRLVCLPQGNIQTLLNSRGNPATPPVAKFKYPLAHHTENQLQKLEIRGTQPSTIHQKNVEGRRGQILNKHGRGQLEASGPCYLLRQPGNHKKTANGTVQQKVLSNGNSKKNERHIKKVA, encoded by the exons ATGAAGGAGCTTCCAGGAGGGTCAAAGGACCACCAACTCAcg GTTGCGCTCCGCATCCGCCCAATGAACGAGGCTGAGCTGGAGGAAGGAGCCACAGTGGTCGCAAAGAGGGTGGATGATCAG ATGGTGGTGTTGATGGATCCCTGTGAAGACTCCGAAAACCATCTAAGGGCAAATCGTTCCAGAGAGAAAACCTACATGTTTGACGTGGCATTTGATCAAAAAGCTCAACAG gAAGAGGTTTATGAGGCCACCACAAAGAACCTGATTGAAGGAGTGATATCAGGATACAATGCTACGGTCTTTGCTTATGGTCCCACAG gagCAGGGAAGACCTACACCATGCTTGGCGTGGACTCAGAGCCAGGGATCTATGTCCGCACACTTAATGACCTCTTTAAAGCCATTGAAGCCAGCAGAGATGACATGGACTGTTGTGTATTCATGTCATATTTGGAG ATTTATAATGAAGTGATCAGAGACCTTTTGAATCCATCATCTGGGTACCTTGACCTGAGGGAGGATGCTAAAGGAGAAATACGCATTGCAGGCATTACTGAGTTTTCAACTAGCAACGCTAAAGAG atAATGGCTCTTCTAACTAAAGGCAATAAGCAGCGAACACAAGAACCCACTGCAGCAAACAAGACTTCTTCTAGATCCCATGCCATCCTACAG GTAACAGTGAAACAGAAGAACCGGATAAAAGATGTCAGTGAGGAAGTCAGGATGGGAAAACTCTTTATGGTGGACCTCGCAGGCACAGAGAGGGCTTCACAG ACTCAGAACAGAGGCAAAAGAATGAAAGAGGGAGCTCACATTAACCGCTCACTGCTGGCACTGGCCAACTGCATCAATGCCCTGAGTGAAAAAGCCGGAAAAGGATCCCAGTTTGTGAACTACAGAGACAGCAAACTCACCCGCCTTCTCAAG GATGCTCTGGGAGGAAACAGTCGGACTGTTATGATCGCCCACATCAGCCCTGCAAGCACAAATTTTGAAGAGTCCCGGAACACATTACTGTACGCGGACAAGGCCAAGAACATCAGAACCAAG GTTAAACGAAACCTGCTGAACGTGAACTACCACCTTGCCCAGTACACCAGCATTATTGCAGACCTCAGGAAGGAGATTGATCGACTGAGGACAAAAATCGAGCAGCAGAGTCAAGGAGAAATGGATAACATTAGTCAAG CAGAGGGCCAGCAGTACAGCCGtaaggaggtgtgtgtgttacgggATCAGCTCCTTTCTGCATTCAGAGAGCAGATGGAGGTCAGACGGAGTCTAATGGAGCTGGAGAACAGCAACATGGAGCTTCATATTGACACATCCAGACACCTGGTCACCATAACAGA TTGGGAGCGAGAACAGACACGGCATGTCAGGTGCAGGGAGCATGAAAGAGGGGGGAAGAGAGATACTGGTGAAGATGGTGATGACAGTGGAGGAGAGGAGCTAGCAGAGCCTCAAGATGTAACAGCTGCACGTGAGGAGATTGTCTCTCTACTTGCTGAGCAGAGATCAACCATGGCTATGAAG TGTGAGCTGGAAGGAAAGCTGAAGACCATGAAGTTGAAGTCATCTCAGATGGAGGAGCTCTTACCACAGCGAATCAGTGATACAGAGCAAAGGGAGATCCTCACCCTGCTCTGCCGGCTCCATGAACTGGAGGTGGAGAACACTGAGGTGCGAACGCTGGCGCTCTGCAAGGAGAATGCGCTGCGCAGCAAAGACTTCATTATTCAGCGGCATGAGCAGCAGCGGACTCTCTATGATGACATAATCCAGCAGCAGAAAACCATCATTGAGG AGCAGGGTTTGACTGTACCACAGGAACTGCAGCTCTTATATTCTCGTTATTTTAATGAGCTCAGTGAGGGAAATTTGGATCAGATCCTCAACCTTCACACCATCACTACCAGCTGCATGAGG GATGGCTCCATACTGACTGTGGCCCGGCAGCTAAAGTTGGATGATCTGGTCTCAGAGCTCATCGAGAGCAGTCAGGCTGACCTTTCACCCCGCAGTGGAAACAGGACTTTTAATATTTCTACAAGCAGAGGGCGTGCTCTTCCCTCTTCATTTGGCCCAGACAATGACAG TGACtccaacagagcttgtaagtcCACAATTAAACATCGCCAACAGACACGACGACCATTATCCATCAGCCCTCAATCAGGCATGCAG CCCATGGGAAGTaaagcagcagcggcggcagcaaTGAGTGCAGATACTCTGAAAGAGATTGCCAGCGACACAAAGAGCATTTCAGTCATAGCAGCCCAGAGGAGAACACGCATGCAGGCTGCTAATACA GATAAGATTCACCTTCCTAATTCAACTCTGGAGAGGGGTGTGAGAGTGCTCAAATCCTCATCAGTGCGATCCAGCTCCGGTGAACTTCAGCACACCAACTCAGCCGCCAAGACCATGCCCCGCCCTACAGCCCCTGTCACCATGAAGAGGAGGCTGAAGCCTGCAGCCAGCATGGAGAGCCTGGTGGTCAGTACGCCTGAGGAGGGGGGGATAAAGGCCAACCGACCAGCTGGCAGCTCGCCTAGCGTCAGGAGGAGGGGTCTACCTGGAACAGAGTGCAGCGCAAACTCTCCTGGGACACGGACGAGAAAGAAGCGTTCAAGGTCATTTGAGATAAACAAACTG AAACCTAGAGCCGTGTTGGAGAGCGCTTCTGATAATCGGCTGGTGTGCCTGCCACAGGGCAACATCCAGACCTTGCTAAACAGCAGGGGAAACCCTGCAACTCCTCCCGTTGCTAAATTCAAGTACCCCCTTGCCCATCATACAG AGAACCAGTTACAGAAACTGGAAATCCGAGGAACACAGCCCAGCACCATCCACCAGAAAAACGTAGAAGGTAGAAGAGGCCAGATACTTAACAAGCATGGCAGAG GCCAGCTGGAAGCTTCTGGCCCTTGTTATCTACTCAGGCAGCCAGGAAACCACAAAAAAACTGCCAATGGAACTGTCCAGCAAAAGGTACTCAGCAACGGAAACAGCAAAAAGAATGAAAGACATATAAAGAAAGTGGCATAG